The following are from one region of the Syntrophales bacterium genome:
- a CDS encoding DUF169 domain-containing protein, translated as MDLAEIRRLGEELYDKLHLPTWPVGITYLKKTEDIPQQALRPSAIGQKWSLCQAFTYARRHGWQVAMTAGDNFCVPASAFHKWVDVSDEDLVESQVQQGWHKNRAAERNRFNFFQNLFAGPEGEKTLAKMREYIGFLSFPLHKAPTAPDSIIVFGDGTHINHLIQALCYDYSLPVMSAFEGFEESCFKGGMVPFLTGRPQVVIPGMGDRAFAGISPEELAIGLPASLLPTAVENLFKSGGELNIGQPVKTLLPMGLDESITPGFAYLQSKIKKAD; from the coding sequence ATGGATTTAGCGGAAATCAGGAGACTTGGCGAAGAGTTGTACGATAAACTCCATCTTCCGACCTGGCCGGTGGGGATCACCTACCTCAAAAAAACGGAGGACATCCCGCAACAGGCGCTCCGGCCATCGGCAATCGGTCAGAAATGGAGCCTGTGCCAGGCCTTCACCTATGCGCGCCGCCACGGCTGGCAGGTGGCGATGACGGCGGGCGACAATTTCTGCGTGCCTGCTTCCGCCTTCCATAAATGGGTGGATGTGTCCGACGAGGATCTTGTCGAAAGCCAGGTGCAGCAGGGGTGGCACAAGAACCGGGCGGCCGAGCGGAACCGGTTTAATTTTTTTCAGAACCTGTTTGCCGGCCCGGAGGGGGAAAAAACGCTGGCAAAAATGAGGGAATACATAGGATTTCTCTCTTTCCCGCTGCATAAGGCGCCCACGGCGCCGGATTCAATCATTGTGTTCGGCGACGGCACGCACATCAATCATCTCATCCAGGCGCTCTGCTATGATTATTCATTGCCGGTGATGTCGGCATTTGAGGGTTTCGAGGAGAGCTGTTTCAAGGGGGGAATGGTCCCCTTTCTTACCGGCCGCCCCCAGGTCGTCATTCCCGGCATGGGGGACCGCGCGTTTGCCGGCATCTCCCCGGAGGAGCTGGCCATCGGCCTTCCGGCTTCGCTTTTGCCGACGGCCGTCGAAAACCTCTTTAAGTCGGGCGGGGAACTGAACATCGGGCAGCCGGTGAAAACCCTTTTGCCGATGGGGCTCGATGAATCCATCACGCCGGGATTCGCCTATCTGCAAAGTAAAATCAAAAAAGCAGACTGA
- a CDS encoding DUF362 domain-containing protein — MRRRDFLKGAAAVSALAVFGSGESSVASKDIPQGRPSAAYRHTRVVLAGATLGMKAAVGYWRTDTRLEYHRDAATFHEKTAEANTARTLLQKQRLVISAADKILTTFGPDKGHVHQPPTGLVIASESVVAHDMVSLAWLMENRRNIPADKK, encoded by the coding sequence ATGAGGCGAAGGGATTTTTTAAAAGGCGCGGCTGCCGTATCGGCCTTGGCCGTCTTTGGCTCAGGCGAAAGCTCCGTCGCGTCCAAAGATATTCCCCAGGGCCGGCCGTCGGCAGCGTATCGTCATACCCGGGTTGTTCTCGCGGGCGCCACCCTGGGGATGAAGGCGGCGGTAGGCTACTGGCGAACGGACACGCGCCTGGAGTACCATCGGGATGCGGCCACGTTTCACGAAAAAACGGCGGAAGCCAATACCGCACGGACACTGCTCCAAAAGCAGCGTTTGGTTATTTCCGCGGCAGACAAAATACTCACCACCTTCGGCCCGGATAAGGGGCATGTCCATCAACCCCCAACCGGCCTGGTTATTGCTTCGGAATCGGTTGTTGCCCACGATATGGTTTCACTGGCATGGCTTATGGAAAACAGACGCAATATCCCCGCAGATAAAAAATAA
- a CDS encoding aldehyde ferredoxin oxidoreductase family protein, with the protein MKGYFGKFLKINLTDRKIEDLPVSDDDFRKYVGGSTLAAKLIYDYVKPGMDPLAPKNPLVFATGPFIGSSVPMVSRAAICGIAPGGLWGEATTGGIFPFRLKGSGHDGLIITGKSEKPVYLLVTQEKTEIREASHLWGKDSYETQELIDKEAGEKASTACIGRGGEKLIRFAGIMNDEGRTAGRCGLGALMGAKNLKAVVVSGNQKAEPADSEDLKQIVEEAHGSIKSNPNTNAYKLYGTNMYIDLGMRLGDVPTRYFTKSIFPVGKLHGPAFRSRYNTTSYACRGCPVGCGKMIKDFSEDIPRVDGPEYETVAAFGPLCMNFDIDTVVRANHFCNRHGIDTISAGVSIAFAMHLYEQGILTKEQTGVEIKWGDGAVILKLLEMIIDQEGFGVVLSKGVKEMAVLLGVDPEEAAHVKGLEFPMHDSRAYQGAALSYAVGPRGACHLKGGFYILDAPGNEVGLELGISFSDKNDPAQKGAMAAKNLHFSELYNSLTLCHFSPMPASLIARALTAIIGIQYNAMDLLAFGERSLNLKRAINNKLGVTRQEDRLPKIVSRALPEGATAGIEPAMDIMLREFYDVSRWDWETGKPTKEKLMELGLNQAAQDLWDDHQ; encoded by the coding sequence ATGAAGGGCTATTTTGGCAAATTCCTAAAGATAAATCTTACCGATAGAAAAATTGAAGATTTGCCGGTAAGCGATGATGATTTCAGGAAATATGTCGGCGGTTCAACATTGGCAGCCAAGTTGATCTATGACTATGTAAAGCCCGGGATGGACCCGTTGGCGCCGAAAAACCCCCTGGTTTTCGCAACGGGACCCTTTATCGGCTCCAGTGTCCCGATGGTCAGCAGGGCGGCCATTTGCGGCATAGCGCCTGGCGGTCTTTGGGGGGAGGCGACAACCGGCGGGATATTCCCCTTCCGGCTGAAGGGGAGCGGCCATGACGGGCTAATCATTACCGGCAAGTCCGAGAAGCCGGTATATCTATTGGTTACTCAGGAGAAGACGGAAATCAGGGAAGCCTCGCACCTGTGGGGCAAGGACAGCTACGAGACACAGGAGCTGATCGATAAAGAGGCAGGGGAAAAGGCTTCGACCGCCTGTATCGGCAGAGGCGGCGAGAAACTTATAAGGTTTGCCGGCATCATGAACGACGAAGGAAGAACTGCCGGACGGTGTGGTCTGGGGGCATTGATGGGTGCGAAGAATCTTAAGGCCGTGGTCGTTTCGGGAAATCAGAAGGCCGAACCCGCCGACAGCGAAGATCTTAAGCAGATCGTAGAGGAGGCGCATGGCTCTATAAAGAGCAACCCCAATACGAACGCGTACAAATTGTACGGCACAAATATGTATATTGATCTGGGCATGCGTCTGGGGGATGTCCCGACCAGGTATTTTACAAAGAGCATTTTCCCCGTCGGGAAGTTGCACGGTCCGGCATTCAGATCCCGGTATAACACGACGTCCTATGCCTGCCGCGGTTGTCCCGTCGGCTGCGGCAAGATGATCAAGGACTTCAGTGAAGACATCCCCAGGGTAGATGGCCCTGAATATGAAACAGTCGCGGCGTTTGGGCCCTTATGCATGAACTTCGACATTGATACCGTGGTGAGGGCAAACCATTTCTGCAATCGGCATGGGATAGACACCATATCGGCGGGAGTGTCCATCGCTTTTGCGATGCATTTGTACGAGCAGGGCATTCTCACGAAGGAACAAACCGGCGTGGAAATTAAGTGGGGCGACGGCGCGGTTATCCTCAAACTTTTGGAGATGATCATCGATCAGGAGGGGTTCGGTGTTGTCCTGTCAAAAGGCGTCAAGGAAATGGCCGTCCTTCTCGGGGTGGATCCTGAGGAAGCGGCCCATGTAAAAGGGCTTGAATTTCCGATGCACGACTCGCGCGCCTACCAGGGCGCCGCGCTTTCATACGCCGTCGGTCCCAGGGGCGCCTGCCACTTGAAAGGCGGCTTTTATATCCTGGATGCCCCGGGAAACGAGGTTGGCCTGGAGCTGGGAATCTCTTTTTCCGATAAAAACGATCCGGCCCAAAAGGGGGCGATGGCGGCAAAAAATCTCCATTTCAGCGAACTCTACAATAGCCTCACCCTGTGCCATTTTTCGCCGATGCCGGCTTCACTGATTGCCCGTGCTCTGACTGCCATTATAGGCATTCAGTATAACGCCATGGACTTGCTTGCCTTCGGAGAGCGCTCCCTTAACCTGAAGCGGGCCATAAACAATAAACTGGGGGTGACGAGGCAGGAGGACCGACTGCCGAAAATTGTCAGCCGAGCCTTGCCGGAGGGCGCGACAGCAGGGATAGAACCAGCCATGGACATTATGTTGAGGGAATTTTATGACGTAAGCCGGTGGGACTGGGAAACGGGTAAACCGACAAAAGAGAAACTAATGGAACTCGGACTGAATCAGGCGGCCCAGGATCTCTGGGATGATCATCAATAA